A stretch of DNA from Mesomycoplasma lagogenitalium:
TTTTACCATCTAACATAATAGCATTAACTAATTTTGTAACTAATTTCGAGTTAAAAATTGGATCAGCTAAAACATCACGAATTGGCGCTTGTTTTCTTCTTGACATATATTCCTCCTATTTATTTTAATTTAATTATTTTTTAGGTTTTTTAGCTCCGTATTTTGATCTAGCTTGATTTCTTTTACTTACACCAGCTGTATCTTGTGTTCCTCTAACTATATGGTATCTAACCCCAGGTAAATCTTTAACTTTTCCTCCACGAATTAAAACAACTGAGTGTTCTTGTAAATTGTGTCCCTCACCTGGAATATAAGCTGTTACTTCCATTCCATTTGATAATTTTACCCTTGCATATTTTCTAAGAGCAGAGTTAGGTTTTTTAGGTGTCATAGTTGCAACCCTTGTACAAACACCACGTTTAAATGGTGAAGGTAATTTTGTTTCTTTTTTGTGTAAAGAGTTGTACCCAACGATAAGTGCAGGGGCTTTAGTTTTTCTAACTTTGTTAACACGCCCTTGGCTTACTAATTGCGCTATTGTAGGCATTTTAATTCCTTTCTATTTTTTAAATTTAATAATATTTTTACTAGCTTTAATTAATTATCTTTAACAAGACTTTAATAAATGCTTTTATAATTATATAACAACTTAGCCGAGAGTATCAAAAAAAGTTTTTTTTTTTTTTTTGATTTTATAAAAAAATAGATAGTTGCGATTTTTAACTATCTATTTTCATTTTTTCAAACTTTTAAATTGAATTAAAATTATTATTGATTCTCTTCATTATCAAAAATTGACATTCAACTTTCAACTTCATTTTCATGCTCTAATTTTAAAATATTCAATTTTCTTAATTTTAAAGATTTAGTCACAGCATAAACAATAAATTTTCTATCACTTTCTTGAGCAGTTAATTTTTCTATTTTTTGCTCCAGTTTATCTGGATTTTTTTTAATTATAAAAAAATTGCTAACTAGAACTTCTAATGAATCTTGATACATTTTATTTTCTTTTAAAGTTTTATATGCTTTATCAAAAATATAAAAATTATATGAAGTAAAAATAACTGCAACAAATATTGCTAAAATTGGTGCAATAAAAAATCAAATTCTATGATTATCTGCATTTTCAATTGTTAAAAAACAAATCATTGAAATTAAAGTAATTAGTGCAATTATTGCTGTTAAAACAATTAGTGTATTACGAACTAATATTCCAATATATTTAACAATTTTGAATTTATATATATTAATTTCTTTATTACTTTTTTTCATATTTTCCTATCATTTTAAATTGTTTTTTAGGACAATAAAGCTGTCCCTTTCTTCAGTTTCTATAAAAAAATGTCCTTCTTTTTCAAGAAAATCACGAATAAAAATTTTTAAAACTCCCGTTCCCTTACCGACAATAATTTCTAGTTCATCTAAATTTTCGTTATTAGAAAAAGAAAATAAGGCATTTGATAATTTAATAATTGCATCATCACTATTTTGTCCATGTAAATCAATTGTATATTTTCTATCTCAGTTATTGTTCACGTTGACACACTGGACAATAATATGTCCCTCTTCCATTAACTTTAATTTTTATAATTTTATTTTTGCATCTTGGACAAGGCTGATTTACTTTTGTGTGAACTTGTAAAAAGTTTTGAAAACTACCTTTTTTCTTATTTAATGAGGTATATGAATTGATGGAGCTACCACCCAATTCTGTTGAACGATCTAAAATATCAGTAGCAGTTTCTAATAACATTTTTGCTTGTTTTTTATTTATTTTATTTGCTAAAGTTTGCGGATGAATTTTGGTTGCAAAAAGAACTTCATCAACATAAATATTACCAAGACCAACTACAAATGTTTGATCTAAAAGTAATGTTTTTATTGCTTTTTTACTTTTTGAAAGTTTATCATAAAAGGTATTTAAATCAGTTTCTGCAGGTATTTTAGCTAATTTACTTAATGGTTCAATCGTTAAATAATTATTAACATTTCGCAAATGAAAAGTACCAAACATTCTTGTATCATTATAATGTAAATTGGTATTTCCATCTAGTTCAAAAATAACATAATCATGATAAAAGCGCGTTTTTGCTGGGTCGAAAAAATTATATTTTCCCTCCATTCTTAAATGGCTTAAAATAATTTTTCCATTTGTTAAATGAAAAACTAAAAATTTACCATAATTGGTTATTTCAATTATTGTTTCACCAACAATAGCTTTTTTAAATTCTTCGGGTTTTATTTCTTTAATAAAAGAATCTCTGAAAACGTGAACATCAGTGATTATTTTATTTTTTACATATTTATTTAGTTCTTGACGAACAACTCTCACTTCTGGTAATTCTGGCATATAATAATTTTACTAAATGATTAAATAAATAAGATTTTTTTATAATAAAAGTTTCAAAAACTTTTTTTGTTTTAATTTTTATTAAAAAATCTCTATTTTATTTTTACTTTTTTCAAGTTCAAATTTATCTAAATCAGTTTCAATGTCTTTTGTTTTATCTAGTCAAGTTCTTAAAATCGTCTTTCCTTCAATTCTTTTAATTGATAAAGTATCAAGAATTCCTGTTCCCGTTTCTATTTGATTATTGCTATCACTAGTTTTAAAATATCCGCCTCAAAAAATCCCAACAACTTGTTTAAATTGATTCATAACTAACGAACCAGACATTCCGTGCCCACTTTTAATATTGTTTAAATTTAAACTTGAATCAATTCCTTTATATTCTTTATTATTAATAATTTCACTTTTATTTTGTAGATCGTTAAACGATAAATAAGGCACTTGAGTTACTTCTACTCATTTATCTCCGCCCAAATAACCTCCAAAACTTAATTCCATGGGAAGAGGACTTAAATGTTTAGGATGTTGATAATTATTAGGAAAATCAATTTTATCACTGATAAAAAAATCTAATTTATTTTGATTATAATAATGCACTTGATCAGGGATGTTTTGAATTTTATATTCTTTACCTATTCAAGATCTATAAATTTTATCTTCAGGAAATGTTATTTTTATTAAAGCAAAGTCAGTAAAAGTATTATTTCCAGGAACATTTAACCCAACAGGAATTATTTCTAAATTGTTTCAAAATTCTTGCGATTCTTTTGTAATAAATCGCGAATTATTAATTTCTTTAGTAGCATAAGGAAACTCTATTTTTCGATCAAATCTTCTAAATACATCTAAATAGGATTTACCGTCTAATGTTTCAGGATTATTTAAAGAGGGTAAAATATCTAAATTTGATTTATAACTATAGGAAAAAGAGCTAACTTTTCCCTTGTTTTTAATCAATTCTGAAACAACATGAATATTTGTTGCTAAATAATATGTATTACTATCTTTAATGTGATCAAATACTCATGAAGTTCCACTAACAACTTTAGAAAAACCATTTTCATTAACGATATAATTAATTGCAATTGTTCGATTTTTAATATCTGCTAAAACATCTTTTGCACTTGAAATTTCTTTATCTTTAGGAAAATCAAGAGCAATGTTATAGTCATCTTTCGGCTCTTCATTTAGTGGCAATGATAAATAAAATTCTTTTCCATTTCAATTTTTAAAAGTAAATGATAATTTTTTATCTTGTGATTTAAAATTATAAACACCTAAATAATTAAAATTATTTAAATCATAATTAAAAGAATTTAAATTTTCTTTAAATTCTTGACTATTTGAGAAAAAGTTTTTAACTTTACTTCCGATTGTATTATAACTTAAAACTTTATCAGCACTATTAAGACTATTAACTGCTAAATCTTTATGAGTTTTGACATTAAATGAACTATTTATATATTCTTCATTAATTTTAAAATAATCAATAGCATTTTCACTTATTTTGTCATAACTTCATAATTTAAAATTAAAAACTTTTGCACTAGTTTTATCTTTTGTTGAAATTAAAATATCAATATTTCCATTTTGATCACTAATTGTTTCATTGACAATAGTAAAATCTAATTCATCTTTTTTTGATAATACATAATTTTCAATTTTATTTAAATTATTTTCAAAAAGTGAAGGAAATGCTTTTTCTAATTTTTCATCAAGTTTTAAATCTAAATCATTTAAAACATTAACTTTATTATTTTTAAAATTTATATTATCTAGCGTAACTATTTTTCCATAATAAAAATTTTCAGAAAATGAATGATTAAGTTTAACTAAAACTTGCATTTTTTTATTATCACTATCATAACTGTTATTTAAAACATCTACTTTTAACGAATAAAACTCTTTTTCCGCTAAAACAATTTTATTATTTAAATCTTTTTTAAAATTGGCGGGAATTTGAAAAAAGTCAAAAAAGTTTTCACTGTTTAGCTCTTTATAATCTAGGTTTGCTAATAAATTATTTTCCTTTGGTTCAAAATTTATATTTTTTAAAGCATTTTCGATTCTATCTTTAAATTGAATATTTTTAATTTTATTTGATTTAAAACCGGAAACAATAAATTCTTTTTCTTCTAAGACATTATTTGTTATTTTATCTTTGGAAACCATTAAAATTTTTAATGTTCCTTCTTCATCATTATCACTATTTTCAATTGGAATAATTTCAATGTTCCTTTTTTCTAAAATATCAGATATTTGAGAATTTGGTTTCATTACATATGATAAAAAACTTCTAAAAAATCCTTTATTTTCCTCATTTAAAATTTCACTTGGATATTTTTCAAATGAACCATTTTGATCATATGCTACTACACCAAGAAAATTATCAATGCTTGCTAAATCTTGATTATCATCATTTTGATTATCTAAAGTATTAGGTTCATTTCAAGATTTAGTAATATAATAAATTCCAACTCCAATTTCTGCTAAAACAGCAGTTCCCACTAGTGTTCCTAGAGAAATTCATAAAACTTTTTTCTTTTTCATACTTACTATTTTAGCAAAATTTTGTATAATTTGTATATGGCTCATTGGTGAAATGGTAGACACAGGAGATTCAAAACCTCCCGCAAGAGATTGCATATCGGTTCAAGTCCGATATGAGCCACCATATGTTTATAAACACCAATAAATAAATTTTTATTTTAAAACTGATTTGTTAGATTTTAGCGAATCAGTTTTATTATTTTATACAATTTATAATAAGGAGAAGGATTATTAAAATGAAAGAATTTATGAAACTATTAAAAAATGAAAAAGTAGAGTGAAAAACAATAGGTGAAGTTTGTGAAGTTTTAAGTGGGAAAAAACATGCAAAATATTTTAATATAAAAGAAAATGGAAAATTTCCACTATACTCTGCCAAAGTCGAAAATAATGGAGAAATTGGAAGAATTGATGAATATGATTTTGATGGAAGATACATAACATTTACAATGGTGGGTATAGCAGCGGGAACATTTTTTCTAAGAAACGGTAAGTTTTCAATAACACAAAATTGTGGATTATTATATTCTAAACATAATTTTGTGTTAACTGAATTTATTGCATTGTATTTACAAAATTTTGGAAAAAAATATGCCAAGGGGGCAACAACTAGAAAAACTTTGACAACGGGAGTAATTAAAAAAATAAAAATTCCAATACCTTCTTTAAAAACTCAAGAAAAAATAGTGCAAATTCTTGATAAACTTTCTAATTTAAAAAATGAATTAAATAAAAAATTGAAAATTGAACTTAATTCTAGAATTAAACAATATGTATATTATCGAGATAAATTATTGAGTGAAGAATATTTAAACAAAATTACATATAATTTAGTTCTCGACACACACACACACACACACACACAGCAAAATCATAATGAATTTAGTATAAATTCAAATAAGATTTTGCTTGAAAATAATAGTGAATATAAATTACAGTTAAAAATGTTAGGTGAAGTTTGTGAAATTAAAAAAGGTAAACAATTTAATAAGTCTGATATGCCGATAAATGGAAAATATCCTGTAATAAACGGCGGAGTTCTTCCTTCTGGTTTTGTTAATCAATTTAATTGTGAAAAAAATACAATAACTATTGCAGAAGGCGGTTCTTCTGGATACGTTTCATTTTTAGAAAGTGAATTTTGACTTGGTTCCCATGCTTATTCAATTGTTCCAAAAAAAGAAATTATTTCAGAATTTAAATTAAAATATGATGTATTTAATAAATTTTTATTCTATTTTCTAAAAATGAATCAATTAAATTTACAAAATATGAAAGTTGGAGCAGGGATTCCTAGTTTGCATAAAAATAACTTGAATAAGTTGGAAATTTTTATTCCTCCTTTAGAATTACAGAATAAAATTGTTGATATTTTAGATAAATTTCATGATGCAATTGAAAATTCAAAGGGATTATTACCGCAGGAAATTGAATTAAGAAAAATGCAGTATGAATATTATCGTGATAAACTACTTTCATTTGACATTGATATAACTCAAGAGAGAGAGAGAGAGAGAGAGCAAAATTCAATAGTAATACCTAATTCCTATTGAATTTTGCTTGAAAAGGCAGAAATTTCATTAAATCAATATTTTAATTCTATTAATAAAAAATTTATTTGAGAACTAACAATTTGAGATAAAAAATTTTCTGGAGTTAAATCATATAAGCAAAAAAATGTTTATAAATATAAATACTTTTTAGCTAATAAAATTAATAAATTAAAAGATGAAGATGGCAAAATAAAAATTTTAACAACTAATAAAAGCAACATTTTTGCAAATGAAAATAAATTAAAAAGCTTTATTGTTAATAGAGAGATTGTTTGCATCCCCGGAGGAGGTAATCCCATTGTTCAATATTATAATGGAAAGTTTATTACAAGCGATAATCGAATTGCAACATCAATAGACAAAAATATATTAAGCAATAAATTTTTGTATTATTATTTTGAAAATAATATTGAAAAAGTAAAAGAATTTTACAGAGGTTCAGGAATTAAGCATCCGGATATGAGTAAAATTTTAGATATGGAAATCTGATTGCCCCCTTTAGAAATTCAAAATAAAATTGTTACTATTTTAGATAAATTTCAAGATGCAATTGAACATTCAAAAGGTTTATTACCACAAGAAATTAAATTAAGAGAACAGCAGTATGAATATTATTGTGATAAATTACTTAATTTTAAAAAATAATTTTTGCATATAAATGAAATCGCCTTTTTATAAAGGTGTTTTTTATTTACTTTATTATTGATAAATTTAATTAAGTTAAAAATTAACAATAAATTTTTAATTTATTTTTTAAATAGATTAAATTAGATTAAAATTAAATAATGAAAAAGTTTATGCAGTTGTTAAAAAATGAAAAAGTAGAGTGAAAAACATTAGGCGAAGTTTGTGAAGTAAAATCTGGAGAAACAATAAGTAAACAAGTAATTTTAAAAAATCCTGGTATATATCCAGTAATTAACAGCGGAATGGCACCGCTAGGATATATTAGTTTTTGAAATGTAGAAAACGATCCTATCGGCATTACATCTAGAGGTTCTGGAGTTGGAAGCATTACTTATCAAACGGGTAGATATTTTAGAGGTAATTTAAATTATTCGGTGTCAATTAATAACCAAAAATATCTTAATACACGATTTTTATATCATTTACTTTTAAATTATCAGGGTGTTATCCGTAAAATATGTACATTTAATGCTATACCCGCATTAAATACTTCGGAATTAAAAAAAATAAAAATTCCAATACCTTCTTTAAAAACTCAGGAAAAAATAGTGCAAATTCTTGATAATCTTTCTAATTTAAAAAATGAATTAAATCAAAAATTGAAAATTGAACTCAATTCTAGAATTAAACAATATGAATATTATCGAGATAAATTATTAAGCGAAGAATATTTAAACAAAATTACATATAATTTAGCTCTCGACACACACACACACACACACACAGCAAAATCATAATGAATTTAGCATAAATTCAAATAAGATTTTGCTTGAAAATAATCAAGAATACAAATTACAGTTAAAAACATTAGGCGAAGTTTGTGAAGTAAAATCTGGAGAAACAATAAGTAAACAAGTAATTTTAAAAAATCCTGGTATATATCCAGTAATTAACAGCGGAATGGCACCGCTAGGATATATTAGTTTTTGAAATGTAGAAAACGATCCTATCGGCATTACATCTAGAGGTTCTGGAGTTGGAAGCATTACTTATCAAACGGGTAGATATTTTAGAGGTAATTTAAATTATTCGGTGTCAATTAATAACCAAAAATATCTTAATACACGATTTTTATATCATTTACTTTTAAATTATCAGGGTGTTATCCGTAAAATATGTACATTTAATGCTATACCCGCATTAAATACTTCGGAATTAAAAAAAATAAAAATTCCAATACCTTCTTTAAAAACTCAGGAAAAAATAGTGCAAATTCTTGATAATCTTTCTAATTTAAAAAATGAATTAAATCAAAAATTGAAAATTGAACTTAATTATAGAATTAAACAATATGAATATTATCGAGATAAATTACTTAATTTTAAAAAAATAATTTTTGCATATAAATGAAATCACCTTTTTATAAAGGTGTTTTTTATTTACTTTATTATTGATAAATTTAATTAAGTTAAAAATTAACAATAAATTTTTAATTTATTTTTTAAATGGGTTAAATTAGGTTAAAATTAAATAATGAAAAAGTTTATGCAGTTGTTAAAAAATGAAAAAGTAGAGTGAAAAACATTAGGCGAAGTTTGTGAAATTAAAAGAGGAAAAATAAATGCTAAATATTTTAACTACAAAGGTGATGGAAAATATCCTGTATATTCGTCTCAAACTTTTAATAACGGAGAAGTCGGAAGAACTAACGAATATGATTATGATGGAGAATATATTACTTACACAACAGATGGAGCGTATGCTGGAACTGTTTTTATTAGACAAGGAAAATTTTCTATAACAAGAAATTGTGGATTAATATATTCAAGATCAAATAAATTATTAAATAAATTTATCGGCTATTGACTAAGCGAAAATACAAAAAAATATTTACAAGGTTCAAAAGAAAGACCCAAATTAATGTCTGGTATAGTATCAAAAATAAAAATTCCAATACCTTCTTTAAAAGCTCAAGAAAAAATAGTGCAAATTCTTGATAAACTTTCTAATTTAAAAAATGAATTAAATCAAAAATTGAAAATTGAACTCAATTCTAGAATTAAACAATATGAATATTATCGTGATAAATTATTGAGTGAAGAGTATTTAAACAAAATTACATATAATTTAACTCACGACACACACACACACACGCAAAATCATAATGAATTTAGTATAAATTCAAATAAGATTTTGCCTGAAAATGCAGAAATTTCATTAGATCAATATTCTAATTCTATTAATAAAAAATTTATTTGAGAACTAACAATTTGAGATAAAAAATTTTCTGGAGTTAAATCATATAAGCAAAAAATGTTTATAAATATAAATACTTTTTAGCTAATGAAATTAATAAATTAAAAGATGAAGATGGCAAAATAAAAATTTTAACAACTAATAAAAGCAACATTTTTGCAAATGAAAATAAAGTAAAAAATTTTATTGTTGATAGAGAAATTGTTTGCATACCTTGAGGCGGAAATCCCATTGTTCAATATTATAATGGCAAGTTTATTACAAGCGATAATCGAATTGCAACATCAATAGATAAAAATATATTAAGCAATAAATTTTTGTATTATTATTTTGAAAATAATATTGAAAAAGTAAAAGAATTTTACAGGGGTTCGGGAATTAAGCATCCAGATATGAGTAAAATTTTAGATATGGAAATTTGATTGCCGCCACTAGAATTACAAAATAAAATTGTTGCTATTTTAGATAAATTTCAAGATGCAATTGAAAATTCAAAGGGATTATTACCACAAGAAATTGAATTAAGAAAAATGCAGTATGAATATTATCGTGATAAACTACTTTCATTTGATATTGACATAACTCCAGAGAGAGAGAGAGAGAGAGAGAGACAAAATTCAATAGAAATACCTAATTCCTATTGAATTTTGCTTGAACAGGCAATTGAATATATAAAAAATAAAATTTATAAAAAAATTATTTATTTAAAACTACGTGATAAAACAATCACCAATTCCATTAATACCGGTTTAAATCCAAGAAATAATTTTAATTTAAATGATGAATCAAATGAAAAATTAGTAGCTTGATACATAACAACAAAAGATTATTCGGAAAACCAAGAAATAATATTTGATATTAATAAAACTGCTAAAATAACAGAAGCCGCTAGAAAATTAATTAATAAAAGAAGTAAATTAGAGAAAAATGATATTCTATTTTCTGGTATAGGAACAGTAGGAAAAGTTGCACTTGTTGATTTTGAACCTTATAATTTTGATATTAGCGAATCTACTTATGCAATTAAAGTAAATCAAAATAATATAATGCCAAAGTTTTTGATGCATTATTTAAGATCTTCAATAGTTCAAAATCAAATTTTCAAAGATTTAAAAGGTAGTACCTTAAAAGGTATTAGAAAAGTTCAACTAGAAAACTTATTAATTCCAATTATACCTCTAGAAATTCAAAATAAAATTGTTAATATTTTAGATAAATTTCAAAAGGCAATTGAACATTCAAAGGGGTTATTACCACAAGAAATTAAATTAAGAGAACAGCAGTATGAATATTATTGTGATAAATTACTTAATTTTAAAAAATAATTTTTTTGCATATAAATGAAATCACCTTTTTATAAAGGTGTTTTTTATTTACTTTATTATTGATAAATTTAATTAAGTTAAAAATTAACAATAAATTTTTAATTTATTTTTTAAATGGGTTAAATTAGGTTAAAATTAAATAATGAAAAAGTTTATGCAGTTGTTAAAAAATGAAAAAGTAGAGTGAAAAACATTAGGCGAAGTTTGTGAAATTAAAAGAGGAAAAATAAATGCTAAATATTTTAACTACAAAGGTGATGGAAAATATCCTGTATATTCGTCTCAAACTTTTAATAACGGAGAAGTCGGAAGAACTAACGAATATGATTATGATGGAGAATATATTACTTACACAACAGATGGAGCGTATGCTGGAACTGTTTTTATTAGACAAGGAAAATTTTCTATAACAAGAAATTGTGGATTAATATATTCAAGATCAAATAAATTATTAAATAAATTTATCGGCTATTGACTAAGCGAAAATACAAAAAAATATTTACAAGGTTCAAAAGAAAGACCCAAATTAATGTCTGGTATAGTATCAAAAATAAAAATTCCAATACCTTCTTTAAAAGCTCAAGAAAAAATAGTGCAAATTCTTGATAAGCTTTCTAATTTAAAAAATGAATTAAATCAAAAATTGAAAATTGAACTCAATTCTAGAATTAAACAATATGAATATTATCGTGATAAATTATTGAGTGAAGAGTATTTAAACAAAATTACATATAATTTAACTCACGACACACACACACACACACACACAGCAAAATCATAATGAATTTAGTATAAATTCAAATAAGATTTTGCCTGAAAATGCAGAAATTTCATTAGATCAATATTCTAATTCTATTAATAAAAAATTTATTTGAGAACTAACAATTTGAGATAAAAATTTTCTGGAGTTAAATCATATAAGCAAAAAAATGTTTATAAATATAAATACTTTTTTAGCTAATGAAATTAATAAATTAAAAGATGAAGATGGCAAAATAAAAATTTTAACAACTAATAAAAGCAACATTTTTGCAAATGAAAATAAAGTAAAAATTTTATTGTTGATAGAGAAATTGTTTGCATACCTTGAGGCGGAAATCCCATTGTTCAATATTATAATGGCAAGTTTATTACAAGCGATAATCGAATTGCAACATCAATAGATAAAAATATATTAAGCAATAAATTTTTGTATTATTATTTTGAAAATAATATTGAAAAAGTAAAAGAATTTTACAGGGGTTCGGGAATTAAGCATCCAGATATGAGTAAAATTTTAGATATGGAAATTTGATTGCCGCCACTAGAATTACAAAATAAAATTGTTGCTATTTTAGATAAATTTCAAGATGCAATTGAAAATTCAAAGGGATTATTACCACAAGAAATTGAATTAAGAAAAATGCAGTATGAATATTATCGTGATAAACTACTTTCATTTGATATTGACATAACTCCAGAGAGAGAGAGAGAGAGAGAGAGAGAGCAAAATTCAATAGAAATACCTAATTCCTATTGAATTTTGCTTGAACAGGCAATTGAATATATAAAAAATAAAATTTATAAAAAAATTATTTATTTAAAACTACGTGATAAAACAATCACCAATTCCATTAATACCGGTTTAAATCCAAGAAATAATTTTAATTTAAATGATGAATCAAATGAAAAATTAGTAGCTTGATACATAACAACAAAAGATTATTCGGAAAACCAAGAAATAATATTTGATATTAATAAAACTGCTAAAATAACAGAAGTCGCTAGAAAATTAATTAATAAAAGAAGTAAATTAGAGAAAAATGATATTCTATTTTCTGGTATAGGAACAGTAGGAAAAGTTGCACTTGTTGATTTTGAACCTTATAATTTTGATATTAGCGAGATCTACTTATGCAATTAAAGTAAATCAAAATAATATAATGCCAAAGTTTTTGATGCATTATTTAAGATCTTCAATAGTTCAAAATCAAATTTTCAAAGATTTAAAAGGTAGTACCTTAAAAGGTATTAGAAAAGTTCAACTAGAAAACTTATTAATTCCAATTATACCTCTAGAAATTCAAAATAAAATTGTTAATATTTTAGATAAATTTCAAAAGGCAATTGAACATTCAAA
This window harbors:
- the rpsL gene encoding 30S ribosomal protein S12 is translated as MPTIAQLVSQGRVNKVRKTKAPALIVGYNSLHKKETKLPSPFKRGVCTRVATMTPKKPNSALRKYARVKLSNGMEVTAYIPGEGHNLQEHSVVLIRGGKVKDLPGVRYHIVRGTQDTAGVSKRNQARSKYGAKKPKK
- a CDS encoding Smr/MutS family protein, with amino-acid sequence MNNNWDRKYTIDLHGQNSDDAIIKLSNALFSFSNNENLDELEIIVGKGTGVLKIFIRDFLEKEGHFFIETEERDSFIVLKNNLKW
- the mutM gene encoding DNA-formamidopyrimidine glycosylase; translation: MPELPEVRVVRQELNKYVKNKIITDVHVFRDSFIKEIKPEEFKKAIVGETIIEITNYGKFLVFHLTNGKIILSHLRMEGKYNFFDPAKTRFYHDYVIFELDGNTNLHYNDTRMFGTFHLRNVNNYLTIEPLSKLAKIPAETDLNTFYDKLSKSKKAIKTLLLDQTFVVGLGNIYVDEVLFATKIHPQTLANKINKKQAKMLLETATDILDRSTELGGSSINSYTSLNKKKGSFQNFLQVHTKVNQPCPRCKNKIIKIKVNGRGTYYCPVCQREQ
- a CDS encoding DUF31 family putative serine protease, whose translation is MKKKKVLWISLGTLVGTAVLAEIGVGIYYITKSWNEPNTLDNQNDDNQDLASIDNFLGVVAYDQNGSFEKYPSEILNEENKGFFRSFLSYVMKPNSQISDILEKRNIEIIPIENSDNDEEGTLKILMVSKDKITNNVLEEKEFIVSGFKSNKIKNIQFKDRIENALKNINFEPKENNLLANLDYKELNSENFFDFFQIPANFKKDLNNKIVLAEKEFYSLKVDVLNNSYDSDNKKMQVLVKLNHSFSENFYYGKIVTLDNINFKNNKVNVLNDLDLKLDEKLEKAFPSLFENNLNKIENYVLSKKDELDFTIVNETISDQNGNIDILISTKDKTSAKVFNFKLWSYDKISENAIDYFKINEEYINSSFNVKTHKDLAVNSLNSADKVLSYNTIGSKVKNFFSNSQEFKENLNSFNYDLNNFNYLGVYNFKSQDKKLSFTFKNWNGKEFYLSLPLNEEPKDDYNIALDFPKDKEISSAKDVLADIKNRTIAINYIVNENGFSKVVSGTSWVFDHIKDSNTYYLATNIHVVSELIKNKGKVSSFSYSYKSNLDILPSLNNPETLDGKSYLDVFRRFDRKIEFPYATKEINNSRFITKESQEFWNNLEIIPVGLNVPGNNTFTDFALIKITFPEDKIYRSWIGKEYKIQNIPDQVHYYNQNKLDFFISDKIDFPNNYQHPKHLSPLPMELSFGGYLGGDKWVEVTQVPYLSFNDLQNKSEIINNKEYKGIDSSLNLNNIKSGHGMSGSLVMNQFKQVVGIFWGGYFKTSDSNNQIETGTGILDTLSIKRIEGKTILRTWLDKTKDIETDLDKFELEKSKNKIEIF
- a CDS encoding restriction endonuclease subunit S, producing the protein MKEFMKLLKNEKVEWKTIGEVCEVLSGKKHAKYFNIKENGKFPLYSAKVENNGEIGRIDEYDFDGRYITFTMVGIAAGTFFLRNGKFSITQNCGLLYSKHNFVLTEFIALYLQNFGKKYAKGATTRKTLTTGVIKKIKIPIPSLKTQEKIVQILDKLSNLKNELNKKLKIELNSRIKQYVYYRDKLLSEEYLNKITYNLVLDTHTHTHTQQNHNEFSINSNKILLENNSEYKLQLKMLGEVCEIKKGKQFNKSDMPINGKYPVINGGVLPSGFVNQFNCEKNTITIAEGGSSGYVSFLESEFWLGSHAYSIVPKKEIISEFKLKYDVFNKFLFYFLKMNQLNLQNMKVGAGIPSLHKNNLNKLEIFIPPLELQNKIVDILDKFHDAIENSKGLLPQEIELRKMQYEYYRDKLLSFDIDITQEREREREQNSIVIPNSYWILLEKAEISLNQYFNSINKKFIWELTIWDKKFSGVKSYKQKNVYKYKYFLANKINKLKDEDGKIKILTTNKSNIFANENKLKSFIVNREIVCIPGGGNPIVQYYNGKFITSDNRIATSIDKNILSNKFLYYYFENNIEKVKEFYRGSGIKHPDMSKILDMEIWLPPLEIQNKIVTILDKFQDAIEHSKGLLPQEIKLREQQYEYYCDKLLNFKK
- a CDS encoding restriction endonuclease subunit S — protein: MKKFMQLLKNEKVEWKTLGEVCEVKSGETISKQVILKNPGIYPVINSGMAPLGYISFWNVENDPIGITSRGSGVGSITYQTGRYFRGNLNYSVSINNQKYLNTRFLYHLLLNYQGVIRKICTFNAIPALNTSELKKIKIPIPSLKTQEKIVQILDNLSNLKNELNQKLKIELNSRIKQYEYYRDKLLSEEYLNKITYNLALDTHTHTHTAKS
- a CDS encoding restriction endonuclease subunit S — translated: MLENNQEYKLQLKTLGEVCEVKSGETISKQVILKNPGIYPVINSGMAPLGYISFWNVENDPIGITSRGSGVGSITYQTGRYFRGNLNYSVSINNQKYLNTRFLYHLLLNYQGVIRKICTFNAIPALNTSELKKIKIPIPSLKTQEKIVQILDNLSNLKNELNQKLKIELNYRIKQYEYYRDKLLNFKKIIFAYKWNHLFIKVFFIYFIIDKFN
- a CDS encoding restriction endonuclease subunit S — its product is MKKFMQLLKNEKVEWKTLGEVCEIKRGKINAKYFNYKGDGKYPVYSSQTFNNGEVGRTNEYDYDGEYITYTTDGAYAGTVFIRQGKFSITRNCGLIYSRSNKLLNKFIGYWLSENTKKYLQGSKERPKLMSGIVSKIKIPIPSLKAQEKIVQILDKLSNLKNELNQKLKIELNSRIKQYEYYRDKLLSEEYLNKITYNLTHDTHTHTQNHNEFSINSNKILPENAEISLDQYSNSINKKFIWELTIWDKKFSGVKSYKQKMFININTF